A segment of the Aptenodytes patagonicus chromosome 3, bAptPat1.pri.cur, whole genome shotgun sequence genome:
AAGAGGCCCTTAATTTGTATTATCTTTTCAATTATATATATTTGCTTCTCTTCTCTGGAGCATTCTTTCTTCAGCCCATACGTGGAAAGCATGAAGTGAGCCAGTTTCAAGAACAGTGGAAATCAGGAGTAAAGCTGTACACAGGAatccttttctcttcttgcttGGATCGATGCATCGGGGAAAATGGGAATCTGAGCAGCATCGCAGTGCTGCgagtgcagcagaaagaggaacAGCAGCAGTACTGTAAATGAGCACAGTGGATAATAATCTGCGGAAGTGCTTAGGCTTCTTCTTGGGGTGGTGACTGAGAACAGGTGGAAAACCcgtaaagaaaataatgaaaacaggcTCTGGGATGGGGtggctttttcctctccttgggGAATTTTGTACAGGACCAATTCTGTATTCAAGCGTGGTTGTGGTCTGGAAGGCACCAGGGAGTGTAGCCAGCTCACGTATTTTAGGGCTGAATTTGAACTTTATgttgtaatttttatattttctgatcAAATTTGCATGATATGTTAAACTTGCTTCTTTAAGCAAGCTGAAACTTCACTTCCAGTAAGCCCTAAATGTGCACTCTCTAAGCAGAGCATTAGTTCTGCTGCACCATGTACATCTGTATGATTGATGAAGAAAGTATGAAGTAGGAGAAAGAAGACGCCACTTCTTTGCTTTCATTGCTTGTGCTGGTGGTTTTGAGATTAAAACTCAGCCTTTTGTTTTTTACTTGATTTAATCCAATTAGCATTTTTTGTTGCTGAGAAGACAATTCCAGTCAATTATTGGAGATTGTTTCCAGATTATATTCCCCCCTGCTCTTTTTGCTAAACAGATTTTCTAAAGGGCATGTCTGTAACTCAGATAATTTGTGTTCAAGCATAAATCTGTACCAAAAGCGTGAAAGCTCAGTGGGGAAGgtaatctttctcctttttgtcaaTAAGTAGGCAAGTAAGTACATTGCCTGCTGTGGCATAACGTGCTGAGGGAGCCGTATGTGCCAGTAATGGCATACTGAGTCCTGCACACCGACTTGTACTGTAACGCTAGCAACAAGCATCCTGCAGTCCTCATGCAGGCAAAGCTTCTCAGTGATGCAAGGAAAGCAAGAGCTAGCTAAATATGAGCAGTTTACAGGCTAGTGCGAAAAAACTCCGTGTAGATGTGGGAAGACAGGCAGAAATGGTAAGTATCTGTCTCTCTAAGCTGCTAAGAGTTTCTGGCATATATAGGCACCAGACCACTTGTTGCGTGTCACAGCAGGTCCATTGCTTTCCAGTGtccctgaagaaaaacagaatttaactCTCAGATCCCCTTGTGATAAGTGCTCTCAGCAGAGAAGCCAGACTGATCTACCTAGAAACTGGAATGCCAAGGCACaaaaagagaaggtgaaaaaGACCTGTGTATTTTCATATAGAGGTGTAGGCTAAGTACAGTGCACATGAAAGCACATCATCCCAAACAAGAAATGCCTTCATGATCCTAAAGAGCTGTATGGGACCTACTGGCATTGCTCTTCTAGGGAATAAGTGGGGCAAGTCAGAAGCTGATGACTTTAATTTTGTCAAGTTCCTATGGCAAGACTATCAGATTCATACTTGAATGGGACTCAGGAAATATGGTCTGGCGGGGTAAAATTAGACAACCACAGAAAACTAAAGCGGCCTCAGGTCTCCAGCTGActtcaaattaaacaaaaccaagttCCTCATCCTTAGGCTAAAATTTTTAGACCTAAAAATCCTCATCTCAGTTGAAGAACTCTTCTGTAACTGTATGAAATAAATGGGCTGACCATGTAACTATCAGCAGTTACGTATCTGCATCACCAATAATACTGCTGGAAACAGttctctctgcagagagaccAAATTAATCTACCTCCGGTTCCCTTTGTTCTCAGTTTTTAGTGGTTGCAGACACCTTGCAGTCTTTGTCTACCAGGAGAACTGAGACAGAGAGAGTAGAAATGACTTGTCCAATGCCAACAAGATAGCAGGGAATTCAGTCTTCATCTCTGGAGTTCAAGATAGTATCCTTAACACTGGACAGTTCTTTCTCTTTAGACTCTGCAGTTGATAGACTTCATTTCACCACTTAGAggatgatcaaacactggaaaaggctgcccagagaggctgtggagtctccgtccttggagacattcaaaacccaactggacacagtcctgagcagcctgctgtagttgatcctgctctgagcagggcagggaggactAGATGATCCCTTCCCACCTCATCCATTCTTTGATTCTGCAATTCATTTCTCTACGATGCCTCAGCAGATCTGGAAGGGGGTGTCTTGAGGGTCTGTCTGGCAGGTCTACTGCTGTTTTACAGTCTACTACtgtcagccccccccccaaaagtagTTTGGCACACTCAGTACTGAAGTGCTCACTCAGGATGAGTCTTTTGCAATAGGAACAAGGACATTTCTAAAGTAAAGATGCTGCGATTAGTTAATGAATTGTGTAACTTCCACTTTATTGCCAGTAAAGtaggtttctttaaaaaacaatgaTGTCATCAGGTTCTCTTTGTAGATTGGTTGGCTATATTAAGAAACATTGACTATTCCTTTAAATACTGTGGTCATCATTATAGTCTTTGAAGAGTGGTGGTAAGTTCTCTCTGCAGGGGAACCAGTGACCTAAGGAAGCTGAGGCAGCAACAGTATTAGAAGAAACCAATCTAATAGTGAACatcaagaaagagaaggaggttGATGCTGGAAATTACTATCCTGTAAGTCTAACAAACTTCTATCTCATATAAATTAACCATGAATATATGAAGACTGAGAACACTTTCTTAACTCCCACATGACAACAGATCTATGAGCAAAAGCAGCAGGGACTTACACATGATAGCTATCGCCATTGGTAGAATTCTACTAGCAGACCATGGCAGGAAAAATGTAGTCAATAAAACCAATTTGGATAGTTGTTCAGTACAGTGTTTTATACTCCATCTCACTCACAAAATTAAGTCATTCAATCTAGAAAATGAAATCTGTTACGGACTGAACACTGACCATAAACAATGTCTGAGATGATAAAACAGAAATATAGGGCACAGCAGGAATCTTGGTTACATCCAGACTTGGTTTATACCTTCATTTTTTGATCTATAATAATAGTCAAGAGCAAGGTATTTACAATTTCAGAAGATTCTGATACCAGAgaaattaaaaggggaaaaaaatagggaatGGAGGTAAGACAGGagtatggagagaaaaaaaagagataaggGGAAGAATTCCAAACTAATGggatttctctcctcttctccttctacCCTCcacaaaagctaaaaaaaaaaagcccagcatgGGAATAATCCATTTTGTACATCATCTTTGTTTTCAAGGGATGGCTGCTCTTAGGAGAAAGCTAACTGTAGTCGGAGATGACCAATGTGGTAAGACATGCCTCCTCTTTGCTCTGCAGCACAAACAGCTTCCTGAGTCCTACGAGCCAACTCTGTTTGACACTTACACCACTGACACAGAGATAGATGGGAAGGAGATGAAACTAATTCTCTTCGATGTGGCAGGGAAGAATGAATTCAGTTACCGAAATCTCCGCTCAGTGTTCTGCAAGGACACTGACGTTATTTTAATGTGCTTCTCTGTGGACAGGCCCGACTCACAGCAAAACATCCTTGATTTTTGGGTTCCAGAAATCAAACTGTTCTGCCCCACAGTACCTATTATTCTGGTGGCTACCAAGATAGAACTAAAGGGTGATGAAGGTATTAAGAAGAAACTAACTACTCCAGGCAACGAGCTGATTAACACTACAGAAGGAGAAGTTTTAGCTGCCAGCATTGGGGCATATGCTTACCTGGAGTGTTCTGCCAAGACAAAAGAAGGTGTTGATACAGCCCTGGACATTATTAGTCAATGTGCATTAAATgagaaaacaaggagaaagaggCACTACAGGCACTGCCAAATTTTGTAAGAGGCATGAACATTATTTTGTTGTTGGATTTCATGATGTGGAAAGGTAAGTTGATGTCTTTGTTGCTGTTGTGTGGGTGCTATAAGGGCTGCTTTTATgttataggaggaaaaaaatcccttatgTTTGCAAAGTGTCACACTTGAAAAGTTGGATTGgtttccttctccacctccaaAACAGGCTGAAGGCACTATTCCAGATTCGAGTTGAGTACTGGTCTTGAGAAATGGAAATGATCAAGCTACATACAGTGGTCCACAGAGGTTTTTTGGTCAAGGAAGATACACACAGATTAGGACAGGAACCTAAAACAGAACTACTGGGACAAGCACAAGAACATGTTGTTCAGTGAACTTAATTCCCTCTTCCTGGTTGCAAGGCTGGGTGGCAAGCAGCTGTGCTGACAAGGTTTCCTAGTATGCACTGCCTTCTATACGCTTCCTTGAAGGATGTCCTTGGGGAAGGGTGTcaccacacacacgcacacacgcacacgtaTCTAGTAGTCTGCTGTGCTAATAGCAGTGGGTTTCTGACTGGCAGAACAGGTCTGACTTTCTCTAGGATTCATTTGTAGAGCTGGCCTGGGCATGGTTCCATAAATGCATCAGGAATGCAATGTATAGCATAGGGTACAATGAAGGCAGTGCTATCTCCACCTCTTCTTCAGGCACAGGTAAATAAACTGGGGTAAAACAGCCTGGCTCCGGAGTAGGATAATCCAGTTCTTGATAGAATTCCTACCTTAAAAGGAGAGAAGTAAAAAGTCCAGACTTCAGTTTCTAAACCTCTGTGTCCTCATGGTCTGAATGTATCTTaaatctttctgtctttccttaacACTTGCAGGCAGAAGACATGAAGTAAAGGGAATGCCAACAACCATGCTCTCAGCTTTGCGAGTCATTAACAATCTGGAAAGAGACTGAGACATGCTGCCAACCTAAGCAGAAAATCTCAGAGAGGCACAGAGATGGATCAAAATGGAAAGACTTGGGGTGCATCTCCATACTCCCCCCTTCTCTGAAGCACTGATTGCTGGAAGCCCAAGGAACTGAGTTATGGACTGACATTAAAGGTGCAAGTCTGGGAGCAGGCAAATAATGTGACTGCAGGATTTGAAGGCACGTGCCGTAACACAGTAAGTGgacagagaaacattttaaggTAAACCCCTTCTAATCCTGAAGTAAAGGTACAGGGCTAACTGAGCATAACTGTCATGAACTAGGAGAACATGGAAGTCTATCACTTTTTTTTGCTGCCTGCCTTGGTGGTGGTTTCATCACTCTGGCAGCTTGGTTACAGTTTCCCGGGGGAAACAAAATGAGAGTAAACACAAATTTTTAAACTGATTATGCCACCTGGAGCCATACACTTAGCAAACTAGCTTTTCCAGGTGAGAAGCCTAGTAAATACACACTTAAAATTTTTTCTTACCCATTCTTCCCACCGGTATTTGTCTATTGATGGTACCATGGACAGAAATACTGGGGTTGGCCAAGCATTTATTATTGGATGAGTTGCTGGTTTCCTTCTGCATCACTTTTTAGTAGCAGTTTTGAAGTCCACAATCACACTGTGTCATAATAACAAATGCTTCAAGGATGACGCTTTACATTTCCAAAAGTACCTTTCTTCCAAGAATCTCTGAGCACTTTTCAACATGAATTACCAACCCACCTCTTGGTAATAAGTAGGtgttatttctattttcaaaactgagaaaCTTAAACTGCTGCCTAAAGTAACTGTGAACCATCTACTTCTTGgagctttctttttcttgacttgttttccatgtcctttcccttttccctcctggACCATTCTTAACCTCaatttcctctcctctctgtctATAATAATCCCCTCGATGCAACGCGATATTGTACCCAAACTTTAAAACTCTTCTTTCCATGCAACTTGGATGTGAGTGTGTGCTGTGCATAAGTGCTCTCTTGATTCAGGTAATGACATACATTAGTGCATTTCAAAGAGCTGTATATATGTAGATAGGTTTAAattgttatttccattttatatgtgtatgtgtgggtGGGGAGGATTAGACTGCAGATAAGTTAAAGAACACAGGTGTTTCAGGTGCCTCTGATGTGGGGTATTGAATTGGAGAGAGGCAGTTCTGCAAAGATGCTAAGCGCTTACTGCTCCCACTACTTGGAAAGTTCAGACCACATCGGCGAATCTGAGCTTACACTGCTCGTTGCTCAGTAGGACACTGGTCAGCATATTGATTGGCGTCTGTTTTCAGTCTAAATAAACAAGTATTTTCCTCCAGAAGGGTGCTTTGTTCAAGATAAGGGTAACTGGTTTCACTCCCAGTATTCACTTTACGTATCTCTGAATTAAACTTTTGTTACACTGatcttagtttttatttcttaacattaacctttttattgttttttgtgTGAAATAAAATTTGGCAATCTGTTTCCACTGTATACTCCTCTGcaactggaaaagagaaatcCGTGGGAGATTCTTCATCATCCTTTTGCTAAAGCTGTATAAATTCTCTTTTTGCCACTTTTGTCAAAAAATCCAAATGCTCTTCCTCTTTATCTGTCTCAGAGCACTTTTGCAAGAGCAGGCTACTATGTGGCTGTTCAAGAAATCCGTTGGACAGTTGTCCATATTTTAGGGCATCTGGCTCCCATGAGAAATCCACAGACTGgatagtttcctttttttgtattttaacattgGCCTGTGATTCAGAAAGAAGGGGACATAGCCCAGTAGTCAGGATATTAGCCCAAGACATATGTATCTGGGGTTGCTTCTCTATTCCACCGCAAGCTACGGTCTGTCCGACCGTACAGGAGAGGCTGTGCACGTCTGCACTGAAAAGTAGCTGGACGGAAGCAGTCCCCCCCAGAGCAGTATGGAGCTCGACAGGTGGTAGTTCATCCTTCCCATTTAAGATTGTGTCTTCTGCAGCGCACATACACCCTCTAGCTGATGTTAGGCTTCCTACCCCAGGCCTGCTGGGGCGGTGGTTGTACTCATGCATATGAAGAGCTCGGATACGAGCCGTGGGAGAGCTAGAAAGTCTGTATGAGACTGACGCTGGGATGCCCATATCTTAAACCTGGAACAAAAATCAATAGTGATGAATCTGTATAGAAGCAAACTGCCAGCAGTCAATATCCAGGCTAGACTTGAGCCAGAAGTGCTATCCTCTAATGCAAGTCTTTCTTCCAGtgttggaggggagaggggggaagaaggagaggaagagggagaggaagagggagagggaaagggagaagaagaggaaaggaaaatcacAAACTGTTTTATTAaccattttttttacttttgtgaatttaaatattaaatatgactTTTTATTAAGGAAAGTAAAAAGCGAAGGAAAGAAGTACTATGAGAGAGAACATGGAAATTGACTGAACATTCACGTATCATTCAACAGGGCCATTTCTAAGATGAAATACCCTGTTTACTCCCCACCACAGCAGTTTAAGACAGATGGCCAACTGAAACAGCAGGGGAATTTATACTATATTAGGTGAATATGATGATACGCATTGCAATTAAATAAGAGCTTCTTTGCGATTTCAGTGAAGCAAATATGCAAAAAATTGATATTGATGTCTTTCagtagaaggaaggaaggaaggaaggaaggaaggaaggaaggaaggaaggaaggaaggaaggaaggaaggaaggaagggaaggaaggaagaaaggaagaaaggaagagaaagaaagaaagaaagaaaatcagtacATAGGAGTAATAAAGCAATATGTGAGAgcaattttccattttcagtgcAAAGATAGTTTATGTATTTCATGCAGTAGTGTTGTAGTAGCCTGTCTGCCTAAGAACGTCATCAAGACAAGGTTTGTAGACAAGCTGACTTTGTCggggaaaaaacagacaagctcTTGGACACTCATGTCTTCAAACACCTCCTCCAGATCTCGTCTGATAAAGGACCTGACTTCTCCCTATAAAGCTCTACATATTGTGATAAGCCATGAAAGCGATGACAATCTAGAATGTGTTTTGTATAGAGATTTACGCAGAACCTGTAAGCTTCAGTAACATCTACGAAGTGACATATCAGTAGTGCTTTAGCAAAAACATACCTGCACAGCACACAGTACAGGGCTTTGGAAAGAAGAGAAGTTTGAAACTAAAAAAAGCCCCaagtattatttccttttcattgcctGTGTCGGGGATGGCGTGGAGAGAGGGTAACACATCTTGCTTAGCAAGACCATTCTCCATTTTGTATTAGTTTCCTGTGTAAATGTCTCCCTAGTGGACAATCTATCAGTCTACCTACTAATTCATCTGGTTACTCAAAATTATCATCAGACAGGAAGCACgctatattttatgaaaatagatTCTCCTAGGCTTTTATCTCAGTTTTCTTCATAATATCTTACCACTTAATcaaattcattttctgaaatgtactgcatctgttttaaataattcattaGCTTAGAGTGTATCTCCGTAATCACTCGGAGAACGACAAACTGATACAAGAGCCTGTAATTTGTTATTACGTTTTGATGGAAATAAGGGGCTGGGTCACAGTATTCCTCCACAGCAGCTCAGAGTAGCATATGAAAAGGCAGAAGGACTGCAACTTTATTTGCCAAAACTAAATTTTAGGTGTCCTTAAGGCCTTGAAAGCCTCTTTGTTCAGGTTCATCTCTGCTAGTGGGCATGTCCATCATTGAAACTACCTCCACACTGCTGGTGTGTTCACATTTCAATCTGCTCAGTTCCCAAACACATGCTTTATGCCAGCTACCTCCTGTGTCAGGGTGAGACAGCTTTTGGGGGGGACTTTTCTCAGCACATCCCTTGGGCTGTGCCTGTTGAGGAGACAGACTGGTAGAGGAACATCCGATTCATGAATCACACCAATGACTGGTTTCTGAGCAGTTTGATGCCATTGGGAGCAACTTTGCCAGCTCAGGTGTGTCTGAACCAAGCAGTGTTGCAAGGTGGCTGTGCCTAGGTGCTGGGAGCGAGGGATTTATCTGCCTGTCATCATCCAACTTTGGTTGAGAGGGAGTTTTCAATCTTGAAGGCATTAAAAAGAGCAATCCTCTCCCTTACAGTCCTTTTGCTCAGGCAGTAGGATAGTCTTTGCAGAGGCTATCCTTGGCTCAAACCCAACTGCTAGCCCAAGTGAACAGGCCATTGTCACAGGCTGCTGAATCCAGTGGCCCGGTAGAGGCAAGGCTGCCGCAGCTCCCTGCCCCCAGGTCCAGCTGGCAGTGGGGCTAagcatgtattcccagtaggcacatgAGCACAAACACACGTATTCAACACATATCTACATATATACATGGCCAGCAACACAGAAATGCTCAACACgcacaaacacaaacagcaccaaggGTCTCATCCTGTTCTgctctctggctgatcaggataAAAGCCCATtagtgaaatatatatatatatttatacagacaTATATACAACGTGGATCCCTCTAGCCACTGGCCCGAGACACTCAGCCTACACAGGAGCCGGCCTCTGAATCCTCTCATATCCAGTTGGCTTTTGCTCAAACACACAGAAACAGGTCTCTCAGCTGACTTCCAGATCCCACGATCTCCCCAGTAGCTGGCCAGGACCTCCTGGTCCCTCCAGTAGCCAATGCACAGACCTCTGGTGCCTTCAGCATCCAGCCCAGGCTTATGGTTGCTTCGACACCTGGATCCCAAAGCCTCTTATCCTACTCACCAGCTAGTTTGGCTTGACATTCACCAGTGATCACGCACTGACACACGCACCCACCAACACACACGCACTCCAGTCTCCCCACTTGCTGGCACTGCCAGCACATGGCCCCTGTGACATATGGCCTGATCCCAATTGCTGGCACCCAGACCCCCAAACGCACACGTGCACGCAGAGtagagtccctcacccaggaaaagtATCTGAAATGGAGTTCAGTGAGAAGACGGACCCTGCTGACCAGGCACGGGGCATGGCCAGACAGACATACAACCAGCCAACTCTTTACGTGCTACTGGCCCCTTTTATCCCCTTATCACTCTGTTTTCTCacgcttgttcctccccaaaccacccaGATCCCTCCCTTTGCCCACCCTTCGTTCCCCTCTAAACATGCCATAGTAAGTGCTGTGCAATCTCAAGATGCTCCTCCAAAATGTGTGCCGCACCCCCGAGGCAGTAACTTACCCGCCTCGGTCTGTAAGAGCTTTTCCCCTTAGCTCAGGGTGCTGGGTGTCCCCCTGGACCCTGGGCTGAAGCTCCCCTGGGACAGTCCTGGGAGGGGCTGCGTTGGGGCTTATATTGCCAACCACGTTATTGGGgttcttccccccaccctgcctctGTGCTCCTTCGTGTTTGTGGGGTGAGGCTTTAGTCACACTCCCCGGCCACCATGGGAAGACACTTTTGGgtttgcctgctgctgcctggcccgcaggctctgcccatcGTTGACCGCTGTTTGTCACCACTTACCCCTGGAAGGAGATGAAATGTGGCTGTGTTTAAGGCCTTTGGCAGGGTAagtctaaataaatatttatcagcaGCCAAATGTAGAAGAGAGAGCtaataaaaatgcatcatttggaaggctccctgtccatcaGTTTTCTGCAGGAAGgtaaatttaaattaatgttgGACTAAAGCACCGCTTTGCTATTAAAAATGATGAATGGGTCCAGGTACATTTCCAGTGACCTGCTGTAAACATAGTATATGCTGCAGAAGTAGTAAATTGCCAGCAGATAACAGTGCTCTGAAATACGATGGAGGCAGCTCAGACTTTTGCTTCTCTTCATCCCAGTCTCATTGGAAAGGTCACACTATCTTCTTCCCCAGCTGGAGCTCAAGGCCCACAGGACTCGGTCAGCCCCTGCCACAGTTGTTAGAGCATCACCATGCTCCCCTTCGCTGAGCCAATGCTTCAGCCTTGAGCAGGGGCCACAGGCGGAAAGCTGAGGGCTCGGGAATGAGCAGCATCCAACATCTCGAAACCAAACTTgttattttcctctgctgctaCCCAGACAGCTGGATTCCCATCACAAGACGGAGTTGGCTTTATAATTAGACAGATACGGAGAAGTCTTGTAACACGTATCAGGCTTTTTTGACACAATTCCGTGACGATAGCCATATTGATCAAGAAATGAGATTGCAAACTCAGCATCATCTTTTTGTTATGTGTTTGTATAGTGCCTAACACGAGGGCCTGAACCACcccaggggagaggcaggagctcCTAGTGGTGGCAGGGTCTCATGAGGTCCCTTGCTGCTGTCTGGCCACAACCCAAATGCTTTAAGGCAAGAGCAAACCATCATGTCTGGTAAACTCTGCTAACCAGAGATCTTCCCAGATTCTCAATCTGTCAAGAAAAGAGGTTAATACAGTGCCAGCACCACAGTTGCTTCTCTACATGGTCATACACCCAAACTGAAAGacccctggggaggggaagagcccAGGGTTAGCCTTACTCACTGTGACTCATCGGGAAGCCGTCCACCCAGTGCAGGACCCGATCCTGGCACTCAGTCTGCTGCCCTAAGTCAGTTACAAATTAATGTTAAACATAAATGGTATTTATCTCTAATTAATTATTAAGGCAGTGTGTAATAGCACTCAAGAAAGATCATATTGGTATGTGTCTGGATGCAACACAGCCCTTCCTAAATCACGCTGAAAGCTGATTTCCCTCCTGCTATACAGCAGATTACTTCAGGCTCGATGCTGGTACATAAGGAGAAAATTTGTTACCCTTCTGGAAAATCAATAGGCTCTTGGCAAACTGGGTTCAGTGCTGTTAATCATCTTGATGGCACCATCTGCCTACGTACCAAAGTACAGCAGGAGAACGACCCCACCACCCGTCAGAGGGCTCTGCCATGGGCAGCTGCACAGGGACCCACTCAGTGGCTGCAAAGCTCTGGCACAGCCGGGCTTGCACCGCTtactgctgctgaaatgcttcCAAGCCCAGCTGAAATTGCAGGAGGATCAGGGACTGTGAGTTCAGAGCTCGTCAGAGACTCTGCGACATCCCCACTGGGACTTCTGCTCCATGGACGGGGACAGTGGCTGCCCAAAAGGCGGCTGAATGCTCAGAGGAAAAGCGGAAGAGtcaaaaatgctgcaaaaatcCAGCTGCCTGAGGCATCGCTGCTGGTGCGTGCAGCTCCTCAACACCTCACCAGCATGTGGCGGCCATGAGAAATCCCATGGCAGAGCTCGCTGGCTACGGACCATCGCTTGTTGCCATATGAGGCTCTGGTATGAGGCGTCCCCAGTGAGGCAGGGCCTCCTCCCTCCTAACGGAGCTCAGTGCTTCTCcagcagacaaaagcaaaaagctgCAGGAGGACCTTCCCTGCAGGGCCAGGATGGGCTGGAGAGGCTGGGGCCGAACCCCAGGGAGGGATGAAACTGGTGACACGCTGTAGCATGAGCAAAAGAGCACTGGCCGGGCTTACAGTGGGCATAGCTGCGGCAGAAGTTCTGGCTGCTGCCTCTGGAGATGTGTTCGAGAGCagctgctgccggctgctgggaTGGGGAAAGGACCCTCACACCAAAGCATGTGGCCTCCACATCCTGTCTGCTGGGTCTCTGCCTTCCCCCAGCACCGGCTGGCATCAGGCGGGACCTGCAGAAAGCCAGGCTGACTCCAGCGAGCTGGGGGGAAACGGGCAGGAGCAAACAGCGGTGCCTGGCTTACTCCCACTCAGTATTAATCAGCACTTTTCTGAATCACAGACATGGCTTTGTCTGTGGGATATCAGCTATGAGattcagaaattaattcaggTTGGGAGCTTTGGATGACTCAGACTGCTATGAAAACACCCCGGGGCAGAAATGAGATGTAGGGCAAATTCACCCTAGGGGTATCTCTCAATGGACTTTAACTGAGGATAAATTTAATTTGCAGaactgaagaatattttatttactctttctaagtagcattttaaatggaaatattcaaATAGACAGTCAAGAGGCTCTTAATGGGTTGCATTTGTTGAAAGAGAGTTTGATTTAAATTCCTCAACCTCAGAGTCCcaggcatattttttttcccccgagtgAATTATCTGCTGAATTCCTCTATTGCACTAATGTATGAAAATCTGAATTTACCAAATAAACAGACAAGATGACACAGCGCTGATATTAGGTTGCCCGCAACCCACCCAGTGATCCTGCTGGAAGATGTCTGGAAGTCTCAATGGAAAAGCAGGATGCAGTCATATGTGCTTTTAGGAGTTTGTAAAGATGAGCTCTTTCTCATGCATCACTGGGCTCCCAAAGATGGGTCTAAGTTATAACAGCCCTTAGTGTTCCTTTAACTCTGCTGCCAAATGTCtgcctgggagaaaaaaatacattttcgtAGTTGGAAAAATATTGAGGCAAAGGATTTGAAATGCTGAGCCACGTGGACTCCTGCCTTAGTGCTCTCAGTGCAGCAATACTTCATTTCAATCAATAAATGTTTCATCATCATTTCTGGCGCAGGGTACGGATGCTGTAAGGAGCCCAGGCTCAATTATTGGCTCCACTCTCCATTCTTTGTGT
Coding sequences within it:
- the LOC143158960 gene encoding ras-like GTP-binding protein RHO, producing the protein MAALRRKLTVVGDDQCGKTCLLFALQHKQLPESYEPTLFDTYTTDTEIDGKEMKLILFDVAGKNEFSYRNLRSVFCKDTDVILMCFSVDRPDSQQNILDFWVPEIKLFCPTVPIILVATKIELKGDEGIKKKLTTPGNELINTTEGEVLAASIGAYAYLECSAKTKEGVDTALDIISQCALNEKTRRKRHYRHCQIL